Proteins from one Acidobacteriota bacterium genomic window:
- a CDS encoding MTH1187 family thiamine-binding protein has protein sequence MLVEFTIVPIGVGESLSKYVADLMEIIESSGLDYRLTPMSTIVEGEWDEVIALITKCHKKTREKCNRVITSITIDDRAGKKGRLKGKIESVERILGREVKK, from the coding sequence ATGCTTGTTGAATTCACCATAGTACCGATCGGTGTTGGTGAGAGCCTCTCCAAGTATGTGGCTGACCTTATGGAGATAATTGAGAGTAGCGGTTTAGATTATCGCCTCACCCCGATGTCCACCATCGTTGAAGGGGAATGGGACGAGGTGATCGCCCTCATCACTAAATGCCATAAGAAGACGAGGGAGAAGTGCAATCGGGTGATAACGAGTATTACCATCGATGATAGGGCGGGAAAGAAGGGAAGACTGAAGGGGAAGATAGAATCGGTAGAGAGGATACTGGGGAGGGAGGTTAAGAAGTAG